One Sodalinema gerasimenkoae IPPAS B-353 DNA segment encodes these proteins:
- a CDS encoding M23 family metallopeptidase yields MQLLPRPYTLTIRRAGQRPCVILVGLPLRLAIAALGTLMVGGIGLAGLQVWQTYQANRAELDRRAEEILKQVEGLEAQLEELKERSGMSDEPPDYPELGQGGPVLRPLNAAELLSNAETHVSRLTEDLSDRVQPALENVLEQEKAIPQGLPLKVSTQVTSYFGKRQNPFGIGKEFHNGLDFAGDPGDPVISTAWGVVTHAGWGGGYGKYVEVDHGNGYMTLYAHLSEISVQWGEEVERGDLVGLVGSTGRSTAPHLHYSIFEDNEAIDPQPFLVRVSGLTQAPVPNESEAPVTARVAN; encoded by the coding sequence ATGCAATTACTCCCTAGACCCTATACCCTCACCATCAGGCGAGCCGGACAACGTCCCTGCGTGATTCTGGTTGGGCTTCCCCTGAGACTGGCGATCGCTGCCTTAGGAACCTTAATGGTTGGAGGGATAGGACTGGCAGGACTGCAAGTTTGGCAAACCTATCAAGCCAATCGTGCCGAACTTGATCGCCGGGCAGAAGAAATTCTCAAACAGGTCGAAGGCCTCGAAGCCCAACTCGAAGAACTCAAAGAACGCTCCGGGATGTCAGACGAACCCCCAGACTATCCAGAACTCGGGCAAGGGGGCCCCGTCCTGCGTCCTCTCAACGCCGCAGAACTCCTAAGCAACGCTGAAACCCATGTCAGCCGTTTAACCGAAGACCTCAGCGATCGCGTGCAGCCGGCCTTGGAAAATGTCTTAGAACAAGAAAAAGCCATTCCCCAGGGTCTGCCCCTCAAAGTCTCAACCCAAGTCACCTCTTACTTCGGCAAACGGCAAAACCCCTTCGGCATCGGCAAAGAATTTCATAACGGCCTTGACTTTGCCGGCGATCCTGGTGACCCCGTCATCTCCACCGCCTGGGGCGTCGTGACTCATGCCGGTTGGGGAGGGGGCTATGGTAAATATGTGGAGGTCGATCATGGCAACGGCTATATGACTCTCTATGCTCACCTGTCCGAAATTTCCGTACAATGGGGAGAAGAGGTCGAGCGTGGAGATCTCGTGGGCTTAGTCGGTAGTACTGGACGTTCTACCGCCCCCCATTTGCACTATTCTATTTTTGAGGACAACGAGGCGATCGATCCACAACCGTTTCTTGTCCGGGTTTCAGGTTTGACTCAGGCCCCAGTTCCCAACGAATCCGAAGCCCCCGTCACGGCACGGGTCGCCAATTAA
- the nblR gene encoding response regulator transcription factor NblR has product MDTVALELQSSVLVVEPDTTLAQRIALDLQEAGYEVAIAHEANHGLHQVEEMQPGLIAINRILPGNSGLWLCKHLRSIGNRAVVMMMLASDTLEDRVACLEAGSDDYVIKPYRSYEFLKMVAFYLKPEHPDTNQLRFADLLLDLPTRQAFRGGRAGNGNGERAIDLTMKEFELLKYLMEHPREVLTREQILENVWGYEFMGESNVIEVYIRYLRLKIENEGDKRLIQTVRGVGYVLRDG; this is encoded by the coding sequence ATGGATACTGTTGCCTTAGAGTTGCAATCGTCGGTGTTAGTGGTTGAACCCGATACAACCTTAGCTCAACGGATTGCCTTGGATTTACAGGAAGCTGGCTATGAGGTGGCGATCGCCCATGAAGCTAATCACGGCTTACACCAGGTTGAGGAAATGCAACCGGGGTTAATTGCCATCAACCGCATTCTGCCAGGAAACTCCGGGTTATGGCTGTGTAAGCATCTCCGCAGCATCGGCAATCGCGCCGTGGTGATGATGATGTTAGCCAGTGATACCCTAGAGGACCGTGTCGCCTGTCTGGAAGCCGGATCGGATGACTATGTGATTAAGCCCTACCGTTCCTATGAGTTTCTCAAGATGGTAGCGTTTTATCTGAAGCCGGAACATCCTGATACCAATCAGTTACGCTTCGCGGATCTGCTATTAGACTTACCCACTCGCCAAGCCTTTCGCGGCGGACGCGCGGGCAATGGCAATGGGGAACGGGCGATCGATTTAACGATGAAGGAGTTTGAACTCCTCAAGTATCTGATGGAACATCCCCGAGAAGTGCTAACCCGTGAACAAATCCTGGAAAATGTCTGGGGGTATGAGTTTATGGGGGAGTCTAATGTGATTGAAGTCTATATCCGCTATTTACGCCTGAAAATCGAAAATGAAGGGGATAAGCGATTGATTCAGACGGTGCGGGGTGTGGGGTATGTGTTACGGGATGGTTAG
- a CDS encoding carbon dioxide-concentrating mechanism protein CcmK, giving the protein MTQQAVGSIETKGFPGVMAAADAMVKAGRVTLVGYIRVGSARFNINIRGDVSEVKTAMDAGIAAVERTYGATLESWVIIPRPHENIVAVLPIDYGPDVEEFRDAVNGGRLPRSLSSGS; this is encoded by the coding sequence GTGACACAGCAGGCAGTAGGATCGATTGAAACGAAAGGATTTCCTGGCGTTATGGCGGCCGCCGACGCTATGGTTAAGGCCGGACGAGTGACGCTCGTGGGCTATATCCGGGTGGGAAGCGCCCGCTTTAACATTAATATCCGTGGGGATGTGTCCGAGGTGAAAACGGCGATGGATGCCGGAATTGCTGCCGTGGAACGCACCTATGGGGCGACGTTGGAATCCTGGGTGATTATCCCTCGTCCCCATGAGAACATTGTGGCAGTTCTCCCCATTGATTATGGCCCAGATGTCGAAGAGTTCCGGGATGCTGTGAATGGGGGACGCTTACCCCGTTCCCTCTCCAGTGGTTCCTAA
- a CDS encoding BMC domain-containing protein, with product MAFRGPVSEVKAAMEAGLTAVEKTFGGKIISHYIVPNPPENIVAVLPIHYTETSEPFR from the coding sequence ATCGCCTTTCGCGGGCCCGTTTCAGAAGTCAAAGCAGCAATGGAGGCAGGTTTAACTGCCGTTGAAAAGACCTTTGGGGGCAAGATAATATCTCACTATATTGTTCCCAATCCACCTGAGAATATCGTGGCGGTTCTGCCGATTCACTATACGGAAACGAGTGAACCCTTCCGATGA